The window GTCGCGGAAAGTTTTTATGTCAACACTAGTGAGGCCGAATGCAATTCCTGTCTCCATAGAATTCAAGAACATCTTCACCTGTTCCTTTTCCTTAGGCAACTGTCGGCATGACGCTCCCAAAGTCCTCCATATATCTATGAATTTTTCTACAGGTTCGCCTTCTCTCTGTCGTACAGAGGCTAGTTCTATGATACTGATGTCATGATCTAACGAGAAAATttttgacataaaggcatcctgcatttgttcccaagttgGTGCTAAGCTAGAGTACCATCGGAACACTTTCCTTGTCAAAGAGGAACCAAACAATCGTAAACAGTACTGTGGGACAGTAGAGAAGTTACCCATAATTGTAATGAAGTGCATGAGGTGTTCATCCGAAGATCCGTCTCCATTGAATTTTTGGAAGTCTGGGTGCTTGAAATTAGCTGGGAATGGTATATCTTCTACTTCCCTCAGGTATGGTGTTTTGTATCGGAATCTGTTGATATGTTCATGTTCTCTAACTATCTCTGTAACCACTTGCCTCACTTCTTCTTGAGTTGTCGATCTTATAGCAGGGGCAGAACTGTGTGATCCCGCTCTTTGGTAGCTGCGAACCTTCAGCTACGAGGAGAATCAACAAGAgttttgtatttttcattacttaaactaatttgctTCCTAATCTCAACATGCAACTCATGTATGTGACATGCAAACTCATGTGCTAACtgtgatggcctatgggacacaaACATAACTGTGAGATTTATAAGTTTCCAAGGTTTGTACCTATACAgaacctcaaatggactcatgcctatgTATCTATTAATGGGGTTGTTATATGTTAATTCGGCTATAGTCAAAACGATATCCCAAATTCTAACATGATCTCCCACAAGGTACTTAAGCAGATTTTCAAGACTCATATTAATGACCTTAGTCTGACCGTCTGCTCGGGAATGATAAGTGAATGAGAATTGAAACCTTGTCCCATCATGTGGCGTAGTGTCTTacaaaaataacttataaagcaCACATCATGATCTGACACTATAGTCTTTGATAGACCATGTAAATGTAACACCGCCCCAAAGAAAAGTTTAGCAACATTGGAGGCATTCAATGTTTTTATGCACGAAATAAAATGAGCCATTTTGGAAAAATGATCCACAACCACAAAGATAAAATTGTGTTTTTATATGGTCTTTGGTAAGCCCAACATGAAATCCATACTTATGTCCTTCCACAGAGCATATGGCACTACCAAAGGCGTATACAATTTCGCATTTTACTTTCTCTACTTTGCAAGTTAATAAGTCTTGCACTACCCAATGATCTTAACTACATCTCGCTTGAAATATATCCAATAAAATCTATCCTTTgcaagggcaatggtcttatgcCTCCCTAAATGACTAGCTATTCCTCCTGCATGAAGTTCTTAAAGTAGGAAATCATGAAGGGAAGTATAGGGAATACAGAGTCTATCACCTTTAATTAAGAAATTATCGGCGATGACAAACTAGCAGTTGTCACTCGATTAACCATCTCATAATGACGCATACAGCTCACCAAAGTATCGACATATAGGATATTCTTCTTTCAATTGCTCAAACCTAGTCACTtctatactcatactctggattAGCACACATGATGACTAAAGGCATCGGCAAGATTTTTCTCAACCTAGCCTTATGTTTAAGAGCAAAAGAATATTCTTAAATAAATAGAACCAATTTAGCATGcatagggtttaatttcttctgaaaATTAAGGTAGCGTAAGGCCTCATGATaagaaaataagacaaattctTGTAGTAATAAATAATGATGCCAATGGCATAAGAGGACTAAACAAAcgcatagaattccttgtcataagtatattattatttctttgcttcattcaacttctcactaaagtaAGCAACGAGGTGCCCTTCTTAACTAAGCATCCACCTATACCTACATGAAATGTGTCACACGCAACTTCAAAAACTTTAGAAAAGTCTGTAAGGCGCAAGAAAGGAGCTTCGCTCATTTTTCCCTTTATCTCTTTAAATGCTCTACAGGCTACTTTAGTCCATGCAAACTCTCCTTTTTTAATGCAATTAGTAATGAGATTCATGATGGAACTAAACCCTCGAATGAACCACCTATAAAAAATTATTAAGCCGTGAAAGATCCACACCTCATGGATATTGCGTGGTTTAGGCCACTCTACTATGGCCATGCTTTCTCGAGGTCCTCTCTCATGCCCTCAGATGATACTATAAACCCTAAGAAAATAAAGTTCTTTGACACGAATACATGCACTTCTTAAGGTTGGCATAAAGCTTTTCAATTCTGAGGATCCCACAAGCTTGCCTTAGATGATGGAGATGTTGTTCCTTTAATGTGCTATagataagaatatcgtcaaagtacacaaTAAGAAACTTACCCATAAAGGACCTCAACATCTGTGTCATCACTCTCATAAATATGCTTGAGGCATTAGTCAAGCCAGAGGGCATGACTAGCCATTCATACAACCCATCCTTCATCTTAAAGGTTGTCTTCCATTCATCTCCTGAGTGTATACATATATAGTAATACTCACTCTTGAGCTAAATCTTTGAAAAGATGGTGGCACCCACCATCAAGTCTAACATAATGTTAACACGTGGTATAGGAAACTGATACTTGACCGTAATCTTATTGATAGCTCTActatccacacacatgcaccacatgCAATCTTTCTAAGGTGTGAGAAGTGCTagcacggcacacggactcaaACTCTTCTAAATGAAACCCTTCCTATGGAGCTCATCTACCTACTTCTTTAACTCCACATACTTCATAGGGTTCATTCGATAATGATGAAGGTTTGGTGGAGTCACCCcaaggacaagatcaatggcatgccaCCTCATGGGTGGAAGGTCATCCGGTAGGTCCTTCGGGAATACGTCATGGAACTCATTCATAATCAAAATCTCCTTAGGGGTCCCTTTACACTAACCTCGGGTATAACTTCTTTAGCCACTAAGGCATACACCATCGAATCCaccttagtctctctctctctctctctctctctctctctctctctctctctctctctctctctctctctctctctctctcagactcCTTGTCATTTATAACATTGAGAGACTTAGGTTGGCATTTCCTCATATCACTTGGGTTACTCAACTTCCCATCATTTTTCTACTTCGCATTACTTTTTAGTAGGAGATGAACTAAAGTGATCTTCTTGTCTTGATACATGAATGAGCACACATTCGAGCAACCATATATCATCACATCGCGGTCACGTAATTAAGGCCACCCTAAAATGATGTCTCTGATATTCATGGGGaaaacatcacaccaaagtgacTCAAAATAGGATCTAAAATGAATAGGCATGAGACATTATTGGGTGACGGGCAGGGAAGATGCATTAACCCATGAAACCCTAAAGGGTTGAGGGTGAGGTTCAGTTTCAAACCCAAATGGGATAAAGTGTCAGTAGAGACCACATTTGTATAACTACCACTATCGAGATCACATTGCAATTCTTTTCCCTACATTTTATATAGGTATAAGAAAAGTCATAGTCCGATGCCAGTCATCAGTATTCTTAGCATTGGTCAAGGCGCACCTAATTACTGCAAGTGATGTGGTCTCATCTTCCTCTACCTCCACGTCACTAGCACCAATTATATTAGACTGATAAACTACTTCATAGTCGCTATGTTCGTCTCCCTCATTCCCACCTTCTTCAATCACTAAGGCCTTGTTCCTCTCTTTCAAGGGACATCGTTGCACAAAATGACCCAACCTGTGGCAATTGAAACACCGCGTTGGCTCACCAACCCTACAGCTAGCACTTGTTATTCCCTTTCCTTTAACATCCTTAGGGTTGGATTAGGAACCAACTTAGGACTTGAATTGACTCCCAATGTTAAAATTAACCCCTTAAGGAATAATCTTAACAATTGAATCTTGAGAGTCAAATCGCCTCCCAACTGGTTCTTTGACGTAGCACTCAACTTCTTGCATCACTTGGTATATGAGCTCCAAGGTGCCAATGTCATGagaaaaaagttctcaaaagaTATCGAATCAGAGGCCCATCCCAAATCTGGATAGCATGATCATCATGTACTCAATGTCACATCGCATCATATATTCCTCAAACTTGGTGATGTAATCAGATATAGTCATGGAACCCTAACATAAGGCTTACCACTGGTCTAGGAGCCTCTGAcagtaagagagagggagatacttTTCATTAAGCACTTCTTTCATTTACAGGATTAGCAGGTGAGCATTGCAGCGCCTAGATAGGTTTCTACCTCATATTtggtatcatgccttaaaatgagctggaaaaatgaatggatagtgtggatctatCACATAGATCATAGTGGGATCCACCACTGTCCCCAAgcagtgcccccccccccccccccccccctcccccatcATTGACCCACTTGAGCTCTGAATCCACcgcttttgtgggccccacccaaagaTAGGTCTAGGTgacattattaataggttggatgccaAGTATACAGTATGGTGGGTGTCAAAGTATTTCCAATGGTGGAGgtttattctcactgtttcatgtgatgcgGTCTACCTGAAATTTATATTTTCTCCATTCTTGGGCTCATCCCCTAAAGTGAtcttgggaaaatggatggatggtgtggatattatacgcacacatcatgtgggggccTACAATGGCCCCCACTAGCTCAAAAAAGGTAGCAGCATGTTGTTGCTTTAGCGTGCATTGTTGCACGCTATTGCAGCTACAGCTACCACTATAAGAAAAAATACCTTTATCAGCGATCAAAAGCACTGGTAAAAGTTAGGGAAAAAAAGAGCTAGCAAAACCTTTATCAACACTCAAACAAGCGCCAACAAAGGGTTGTGTCAGCAAAGGATTTACCAGTGTTAATCATCCTTTACCAGCACTTTTGCGGTCGCCGCAATTGAGTAGACTTTTTCAGTACACATTCTCCTTTTAATGGCGCCTTCTGGTGGCCACCGGTAATCTCTGAAAAAACATCTGGAAAAGTTGAAAAGGCATTGGCAAAGTTTGTCCAAGCGTCAGTAAAGGTATTCAAGAGCACGGTTTCTAACCACATTTAATTACAAAAAAAGCACTGATAAATGTCTATACAAGCGTCGGTAAACGTATTCTGAAGGGCTATAGAGATTTGAGAGGCCCCAGTTAAAAGTCATGCAATCTGCATCAAAGtccagtaattttttttttaattcaattagaacctgtatttttttaatatttgaaacctaaaaaatattgtaatacaattaaaactgaatattaaacaaaaattatattacttcacaataaaaatatatataatatttacaaaaataagttgaaaatggtcttgaatacatttaaaaaaaaaattcctccatGTGGTCCACTCCTAGCACGACTGGCGTCAAATGACTTTTGTTCTTGTGGGCCTAAATTTAGGCATAATTGATCAAATCCTACGCACATAAGGGGAAAAAGTTAAAAATTAGCATTCCATGAAGATAGAGTCATTGAATTAAAAAATAAGCCATTAATTGCAAGGTTGAAACAATATAACAGAGATATCAGTGGATAGATGGGCCAAACGTATATAGGTCAAATTGGGACAGTCCAAGCTCCCTAGTTATGCCCTAGGTGATGCAAGCCTTGTCTAGGTTGAACTATCTCAACTATTAATATTCATACGGCCTGCAATCGAAAGGTCTTCTAGGAAATTGGACAGTTTAATCATGGGTGATACTAAAATAAACACTGGAGATTAGTTTGCTCTAGATGAACTTAGGCTGTGCTTGATTCCATATTTCAGTGGGATTATCAAGTGGGGTTACTTTAAGTACATCTCAAGGATGATTGCATATTTTGTTGGGATTATCAAATGAGAGTTTCCTTTAGTACATCTCAAGTATGATTGCATATTTCATTGGGATTATTGAGTAAGGTTCTCTTGAGTAAATCTCAAGGATGATTACATATTTTAGTGGAATTATAAAGTTGGGGTTCCCTTGAGTGCATCATGACATTATACTTAGATTAATGCATCATAACATTGTACTTATTTCATAATTCTTGCATCCTAACATTGCATCTTCTTATATGTTGAATCGTAATTTATTTACTATCATCAAGTCTATTTCAAACTTGTAGTGGATATGATCTCACTATGCTTCTAGCTCACTCAAATTTGATAATTCTTACAGGTTTACAAAATGAGAGCAGAGCACTGGACGAGGAATATTTAGATGGTTATTTCTATTAGAATTTAACTTTTAGTTATTTTCATTTATTTGGAAAGTTACAATGAACTTATAGTAATAATTATGAGAAGAGAATTAAAAATAGTATATTAGTTGGATTTTGGATTCATAAAGTTTactttaaagtttaagttttaaATTATTATGGTTTGAATGATTTAATAATGATTTAGATTGGATGTGTGATGAATTGAATATGAATATGTGACAAATGAATGTATGGAAAATTAGTTCGTACCAAGAACTCAGGATCAGGGTTGTTGTAATCGGGTTCCAAATCTCGAGGCATGACAAACCATTAGATTTGGGTATCAAATCATCATCAAGTGTGATTAAAATAAGTCTTCATGGTTAAAGAAAAAATTTAACAATCGAAAATTTTTTTAAAGCTAACAAAACCTTTTAAGTGTTGGGCCTAGTGACAGAAATATTTGATGAGTCCCTGACCTAATTAGATCTAACTTTAAACAAGTCATTAAGTGTAATAACCTAAAATTTTTCATACGCGAGTGCTTGTTCTCATGTATTTTCTAGTgtaaaatttttcttttctttaaattaGAGAAAATGCTCATAAATGCACACACTTACTCACACATATGTACCATAATAAGCTTCGGACCTTCATACATCCTAGTATTCTTGACCATATATCAAATCCACCGTAGGAATCACTACTCAGTACTAAATTTAGTAATTTGATTGTCCACTTCTCTTTTGAACAACCCAatcataaaaatcatttttagaatcatcaTATCCATCCAAAATTCTAACATGTTCATCTTACCCATTACCCAAGCATAAGCTTAACCTACTATCAGAATCACAATCCAATGACCTTGCTTACGAGTACACATGCATATATACCCATTTACACATCCGGAGCCTACCTCACTCTATACACTTGATCTATtatcaatctaaaccattgagAATAGTTTTATGGACCGAGTAAGCTATCCAACCATTCAATTTCAATCTAGACCCTTGTATCATCAACAAAATTGACAAAGATCTAATTTAAGCCCTTTATATTTAATCATCTATGATTTTAAACATTTTATCATGATCCTAATACATCAATGAATATTGTACACCATTAAAATCTAATTTCAATGGCTATAAACGTCCCATCAGTCATATAAAGTGCTCTATGGTGTACATGATCCTACCTAACACTAATCCTCAAAAGACTCATTTGTGAGAGTTCAATCACTACGAAAATCTAACCAATGCTTTTTTAACCCAATTGAACTATCCATTGTCAATCTCGGTGTTTAATAGATCAACCATCCATTGAATTTTCCATCATATTTGTTGAATGACTTGCCTAAAAAATGAACAGAGACTATCGTCTTGATCTGCAATCGAACCCTAATGAATCTATCGATTTACTCTACTCATCTGAACATGTGTGGATGAATATCCAAAGGTCAATGAAAATCTATGGAGAATCCTATGACACCTATAGTTTTTTAAACTAGAAAGGGACTCGGTGGTTGCGCATACACCTTATACTATACATCGTCCCTCAATAGAACCACGATTTAACTGTTGATTTGACAAAACACCTGTACATCTACACATAGACAGCCTAGGAAACCCTATCAGACCCTTGAACTATGATTAAAAAAGTCATTATGTCATTCTTTTCCAAAATCACCCTATTATACTATATTATCAAGAATAGTAGATTAGAATCATCAATTcaataatctaaaccattcattagggTGACCATTTGAAGATCAACATCCTTAACTAGAATATAACCCTGTGGTGTAACATCTCGGATGTTATGTTTTCAGCCTAAGTTCAACATATAGCATGTTATGTGTACTTTTCCTTAGTTTATGTGATTTATAACTGATTTGATGAATAATTCTTTATCTGTGATGATCTAGATATGTGTTCTTTTGTAAAAATTGCGTAGAAACATTCCTAGAACTATGTGAAAttaatagatttttcaaaactctcatatcagaaataattgtgaaaatgccactaacctaaACCATTAATT is drawn from Magnolia sinica isolate HGM2019 chromosome 5, MsV1, whole genome shotgun sequence and contains these coding sequences:
- the LOC131247080 gene encoding uncharacterized protein LOC131247080, with translation MTFNWGLSNLYSPSEYVYRRLYRHLSVLFLDYRWPPEGAIKRRMCTEKVYSIAATAKVLLKVRSYQRAGSHSSAPAIRSTTQEEVRQVVTEIVREHEHINRFRYKTPYLREVEDIPFPANFKHPDFQKFNGDGSSDEHLMHFITIMGNFSTVPQYCLRLFGSSLTRKVFRWYSSLAPTWEQMQDAFMSKIFSLDHDISIIELASVRQREGEPVEKFIDIWRTLGASCRQLPKEKEQVKMFLNSMETGIAFGLTSVDIKTFRDLATKAHALELMTKKMPAFHYETSRRGHDRLMANVLD